GGATTAAATAGTAGGCGGTATCAACTCCCTCAAGAGCCTTTTCGAGCGTACGGGGCAGTAATGCGTCAGCAACCACAACTTCAACCTCCGGCCACATCTTTCTGTAAACCGAGGAGGCTCCCCTTACCATTGCCCGAACCCGATATCCCCGAGCAATTAATTCGGGTATTAACCGCCCTCCTATATACCCGGAAGCTCCGGTTACTAAAATCCGTCCCAGAAACGGCAGCGGGTTAGTTGGCAAATCGTGACAAAACAAATCATCAGGAGTCGGAATCTTGCCTTTTGGATTTTTTTCTTGCTTATGCATGACAAAAATACTTATTCAAGATAGATGATGTCCTAATTTAATGATTATCAATCGGTATAACAAGACTAAATACATCTGTTATAAAAGATACTAATCGAGGGAAATTTGACCCAGAAGTTCAATCAATCTAATTTTGCCTTCGACGACGAGATCCCGTATTTTTTCATTCGATATATCAGCACGTGCCGGGCGATGTGTAAATATTGCGCCGCCCTGGTTCGATTCCAGCCGCATGTATTTAGGGCGTTGATTATAAGATTCTTCTCGGCTTCATGAAATGTTATATGCTCCGCACCGACTTCGGTATATTTCTTAGTAGCTTTAGTGTCTTCAGCATTGAAGTCATCAGGTAAATCTTCCGGCATTAAAATATCGGAACTTCGCAGGATTGTCATCCGCTCGATAATGTTTTCAAGTTCGCGGACGTTTCCCGGCCAGGAAAATGCTTTCAATTCTTCAATTAAATCCGGCGAAAGAGACAGATTTTTATTACCTCCGGCACGGCGCAGGAAGGTTTCTGCTAATAGCGGAATATCTTCTTTTCTCTCGCGAAGGCTTGGGACTTTTATCGGGATGACATTCAATCGATAAAATAAATCTTCACGGAAGCTTCCTGCGAATATTCTTTCCTTTAGATTGACGTTGGTCGAAGCGATTACTCTGACATCTATATCCTTCCGATGCTCGGAACCTACCGGTTCAATCTGTCTTTCCTGTAAAACCCGAAGCAATTTAACCTGAAGATCCAGGGCCAGATCGCCTATTTCGTCCAACAAAATCGTCCCGCCTTCAGCCAGTTCAAATCGGCCCCGTTTATCTTTGATAGCTCCGGTAAACGCTCCCCTGACATGGCCGAATAACTCGGATTCGAGCAAATCCCTGGGAATAGCGGCGCAATTGACTGCCACAAATTCGCCTGCAGCCCTAAGGCTTTTTTCATGGATTGTCCGAGCTATTAGCTCTTTTCCTGTGCCCGATTCCCCGGTAATCAAAATGGTCGCATCTGACGGCGCGACCTTCTCAATCATCGACATCATTTCGCGAAACGCATTAGATATCCCCACCGGCTCAGAACCTTTGCGGGCGTTTTCGAGT
This portion of the Candidatus Zixiibacteriota bacterium genome encodes:
- a CDS encoding sigma-54 dependent transcriptional regulator, which codes for MRILLADDDHSVRRVIQFKLEKRGYTVMAVENGIKALDALKSQRFDLLLSDIRMPGLDGMQLMEQAKKVIPDLKTILITAHGEVSQAVQAVKKGAFDYLTKPFEDDELFVTIDKALAFEKLERENQNLKNQLENARKGSEPVGISNAFREMMSMIEKVAPSDATILITGESGTGKELIARTIHEKSLRAAGEFVAVNCAAIPRDLLESELFGHVRGAFTGAIKDKRGRFELAEGGTILLDEIGDLALDLQVKLLRVLQERQIEPVGSEHRKDIDVRVIASTNVNLKERIFAGSFREDLFYRLNVIPIKVPSLRERKEDIPLLAETFLRRAGGNKNLSLSPDLIEELKAFSWPGNVRELENIIERMTILRSSDILMPEDLPDDFNAEDTKATKKYTEVGAEHITFHEAEKNLIINALNTCGWNRTRAAQYLHIARHVLIYRMKKYGISSSKAKLD